The Panicum virgatum strain AP13 chromosome 5K, P.virgatum_v5, whole genome shotgun sequence genome has a window encoding:
- the LOC120706365 gene encoding uncharacterized protein LOC120706365 — translation MHAVPATAAAMPAAVTHDDLSLRKAHERRAARSSGQAAVALVALSVICGLVAFVLCLAAEGSRSEVSHYLLSVGGSRDQLDVCVYSGSGRAALAYAVGAFVLLAVAMFAEHAYMLVAVAAPGSASAGLAVAQDNPRVASTAATLTWQTCCLFFLTWICFGLAEVLLMIGIGVESGHISDWRKPRPVCHRVRPGMFAAAGILGLITVVVGFLVYVTAVQAQRLRGQYHYGGGGHFVGPVAPHPGVQHQHLQPPVPHPHPHPHAHPAPSAPEIRAAPCQVEPSRASLITKEVAEV, via the exons ATGCACGcggtgccggcgacggcggcggcgatgccggCGGCGGTGACCCACGACGACCTGTCCCTGCGCAAGGCGCacgagcgccgcgccgcgcggtcGAGCGGCCAGGCCGCGGTCGCGCTCGTCGCGCTCTCCGTCATCTGCGGCCTCGTCGCATTCGTCCTCTGCCTCGCCGCCGAGGGGTCGCGCTCCGAGGTCTCCCACTACCTCCTGAGCGTGGGCGGAAGCCGGGACCAGCTGGACGTGTGCGTCTACAGCGgcagcggccgcgccgcgctcgcctaCGCCGTCGGCGCCTTCgtcctgctcgccgtcgccatgtTCGCCGAGCACGCCTACATgctggtcgccgtcgccgcgcccggGTCCGCCTCCGCGGGCCTTGCCGTCGCGCAGGACAACCCGCGCGTTgcgtccaccgccgccacgctcACCTGGCAGacttgctgcctcttcttcctcaCATG GATCTGCTTCGGGCTCGCAGAGGTGCTGCTCATGATCGGCATCGGCGTCGAGTCCGGCCACATCAGCGACTGGCGCAAGCCGCGGCCAGTGTGCCACCGGGTGCGGCCCGGGATGTTCGCCGCCGCGGGGATCCTGGGGCTCATCACCGTCGTCGTCGGCTTCCTGGTCTACGTCACAGCCGTGCAGGCGCAGCGGCTGCGTGGGCAGTACCACTACGGTGGCGGCGGTCACTTCGTCGGCCCCGTCGCTCCACACCCCGGCGTCCAGCACCAGCACCTGCAGCCGCCGGTGCCgcacccacacccacacccacacgCTCATCCAGCGCCATCCGCGCCGGAGATTAGGGCGGCGCCGTGCCAGGTGGAGCCCAGCCGTGCGTCCCTCATCACCAAGGAGGTCGCCGAGGTGTGA